The genomic stretch AGGAGCTGCGCCCGAAGCGCCTCCCTGTCCTCCGCCATCAGGAAGATGAACACGGCGCCTTCGAGCTTCTTCCGCCACGTCCGCGCCCCCTGGACGTCGGTGCGGATAATGACGTCCCGGCCCTCGGCGAGCGGACCTTCGATTTCCGACCGCTCCAGCCCCTTTAGATCGCCGTACACCTCCGCCCATTCTGCGAACTCGCCGTTCGCAATCTTCTGGCGAAACTCGGCGTCGCTGATGAAGTAGTAGTCGACGCCGTGGCGTTCGTCGTCCCGGGGTGCGCGATTGGTCGAACTTGTGGCCCGGTGGATGCCGAGACGCTTTTTCAGCTCGGCAATCACGGTGTCTTTGCCAGCACCGGAAGGACCATGCAAAACAACGACGAGCGGCTTGTCGCTCATCCCGAGACTGCCTCGCTTGAAGTGGCCGTCCGGAGGTCGTCCCAGAACGTCCGGTAGGAGACGCCCACCGCATCGTCGAGCACTTCCGTCTCGCCCTCGGCGAGGCAGCCGGCGATTGCGCCCAGCATGCCGATGCGGTGGTCGCCGTGCGCATGGACGCGCGCTCCACGGAGCCGGACCGGGCCATCGACTTCGAAGCCGTCCTCGCGTTCCCGGATTTCGGCGCCGAGCCGCCCGAGCGCATCGACGACGGCCTTCACGCGATCAGACTCCTTGACCCGGAGCTCAGAGGCATCTCGTACAACGGTTGTCCCTTCAGCGAAACACGCCGCCAGCGCCACGAGCGGAAGCTCGTCGATTGCCCGCGGGACGAGCTCACCGCTGACCGACGTCGCCCGGAGCTGGCTCGACCGCACGACGATGTCGGCGACCGGCTCGCCCCCGGAGGTCCGCTCCTCGACCAGTTCGAGGTCGGCCCCCATCGCCCGCAGGATGTCGAGGATGCCGGTCCGCGTCGGGTTGACGTTGACGCCTTCGAGCACGATCTCTGCATCCGGATGGCACACGCCGAGCACCAGCCACGGCGCAGCGCTGGAGATGTCCCCGGGCACCCGGACCGATACAGCGCTCAGCCGCTCTGCCGGCCGCACCCGGACCGTCAGCCCGTCGATCGCCAGGGGCGCGCCCATCGCGGTGAGCAGTCGTTCGGTGTGGTCACGCGAGCGGCTGGGCTCGGTGATTGCGGTCTCCCCCTCGGCGTAGAGCCCCGCGAGCAAAACGGCCGACTTCACCTGTGCGCTTGCGACCGGCGAGTGGTAGGCGATTCCGCGGAGACTGCCCCCCTTGACGACGACCGGTGCGAGAGTATCGCCCCGGCGAGCCGCCAGGCTCGCTCCCATCGCCCGGAGCGGCGCAATGACCCGTCCCATGGGCCGAGACCGGAGCGAGCTGTCTCCCGTGAGGACTGAAAGGATCGGATGCCCGGCGAGCAGGCCGAGCAGCAGGCGCATCGTCGTCCCGCTGTTGCCGCAGTCGAGGACGTCCTCGGCCTCGAACAGCCCGTGAAGCCCCTGCCCGGTCACGTGCGCAACCTGGGAGCCTTCCGGCCACTCGATCGGCACGCCGAGGGCCGCGAGGCACTGCGCTGTCGACCGGACGTCATCGGAATCGAGAATCCGCTCAATGGTTGCCCGCCCGGTTGCGACCGCGTTGAAGATGAGCGCCCGGTGCGAGACCGACTTATCGGGCGGGACGTGAATGGTGGCCCGCACGCGGGCCGGCCGGCTCACTCTCACAGCCGGTCGTCCTCAATGCCAAGCTTGCGCTTGAGGTCAGCATCATCGCGCGGTGTGGCCGGTAGCCGCTCGGTGGTCTCCTTGATCTTGTCGTAGAGACCGCCCACGAACATCCGCCCGATGGCGTCGCGGGCCGAGGGCGGCTCGATCCCCTCGGGGCGCCGCCGCTGCGGCGGGTTCTGGATGAACGTATCCCGATCAAGCTGCGTGGACTTGAAAAGGTCGAAGACTGGTTCCGGCCCGGCTTCGAGCGCCGCCCTGATCGTGGAGAGTTCCTGCTGGAGCCGCCCGATCCAGTGGAGAACCGCCTCACGATTCGTGAGCATGATGTCCCGGGCCATGGTCGGGTCGCCGCTCGCGAGCCGGGTGACATCCCGGAAGCCCGGGCCTGCCAGGAGTGCGGCATCTTCCCAGCCCTGGCTGTCGCGCACCATGCGGAAGAGCGCGACCGATGCGAGGAGCGGCACATGACTGACGGCGGCTGCGTACTGGTCATGTTCTGCCGGGTCGATGTACAGCGGGACTGCCCCGAGCGCTTCGACCAGCCCGAGGACGGCCTGCACCGCGCGCTCGTCGGCACGCGGTGACGGGGTCACGGCCCACGTGGCCCCTTGAAAGAGCGTCGCAGAGGCCGCCTCCGGTCCGCTTTTCTCCCGCCCGGCCATCGGATGGCCGCCAACAAAGTGCACGTTCTCCGGGAGATATTCGGCCGCCCAGCGCATCACCTCCGCCTTGGTGCTGCACACGTCAGTCACGACGGCTCCCGGCACCAGGTAACGCCCGACGTCTTCGAGGATGCGTCGCGCTGCCATCACCGGCGTGGCAACGATGACCATCCCTGCCCGGTCGACGGCCTCCTCCAGTGACCCGACCTCGCGGTCGAGTGCTCCGAGCTTCTTCGCCGTCCGGGCG from Tepidiforma thermophila encodes the following:
- the gmk gene encoding guanylate kinase; protein product: MSDKPLVVVLHGPSGAGKDTVIAELKKRLGIHRATSSTNRAPRDDERHGVDYYFISDAEFRQKIANGEFAEWAEVYGDLKGLERSEIEGPLAEGRDVIIRTDVQGARTWRKKLEGAVFIFLMAEDREALRAQLLGRGSEDAESLARRIAALEDELDDIENNDYVVINRHGRLQDTVNEIAEIIRREKANPNRPPARLIG
- the aroA gene encoding 3-phosphoshikimate 1-carboxyvinyltransferase, yielding MSRPARVRATIHVPPDKSVSHRALIFNAVATGRATIERILDSDDVRSTAQCLAALGVPIEWPEGSQVAHVTGQGLHGLFEAEDVLDCGNSGTTMRLLLGLLAGHPILSVLTGDSSLRSRPMGRVIAPLRAMGASLAARRGDTLAPVVVKGGSLRGIAYHSPVASAQVKSAVLLAGLYAEGETAITEPSRSRDHTERLLTAMGAPLAIDGLTVRVRPAERLSAVSVRVPGDISSAAPWLVLGVCHPDAEIVLEGVNVNPTRTGILDILRAMGADLELVEERTSGGEPVADIVVRSSQLRATSVSGELVPRAIDELPLVALAACFAEGTTVVRDASELRVKESDRVKAVVDALGRLGAEIREREDGFEVDGPVRLRGARVHAHGDHRIGMLGAIAGCLAEGETEVLDDAVGVSYRTFWDDLRTATSSEAVSG
- a CDS encoding prephenate dehydrogenase, whose protein sequence is MAENRIAIIGTGLIGASIGLGLAARPNRNYEIVGVDRDRSHARTAKKLGALDREVGSLEEAVDRAGMVIVATPVMAARRILEDVGRYLVPGAVVTDVCSTKAEVMRWAAEYLPENVHFVGGHPMAGREKSGPEAASATLFQGATWAVTPSPRADERAVQAVLGLVEALGAVPLYIDPAEHDQYAAAVSHVPLLASVALFRMVRDSQGWEDAALLAGPGFRDVTRLASGDPTMARDIMLTNREAVLHWIGRLQQELSTIRAALEAGPEPVFDLFKSTQLDRDTFIQNPPQRRRPEGIEPPSARDAIGRMFVGGLYDKIKETTERLPATPRDDADLKRKLGIEDDRL